One Colius striatus isolate bColStr4 chromosome 10, bColStr4.1.hap1, whole genome shotgun sequence genomic region harbors:
- the OMA1 gene encoding metalloendopeptidase OMA1, mitochondrial isoform X2 codes for MNVICRLKLPGRNCFFSSLASLTKEKCNNLKRCYAGYCQTQVSCTQDKCQGLGLIGNTRNCFLTGSPDSCRNFTVKGLSCLLNVPNTQLYNNAHHISGRFFSQSSQTLEEKITSLQIGSVGKLPQHFSAWSIQVTRSFRTSPSFQAAPVPLFWIIVKPAQKLLAIILGRSIRNWWKALPPNKRELLKQSARKNKWKILLGVSSFGVLFVMFYFTHLEETPITGRARLLVFGKEHFRELSQMEYDMNGQVFVFTGLLNAVSDIHQLSFILGHEIAHAVLEHAAEKASLVHFLDFLSLIFLTMIWAICPRDSLAIVGQWIQSKLQEFIFDRPYSRTLEAEADKVGLQFAAKACVDVRASSVFWQQMELAETIEGQPKLPEWLSTHPSHENRAEHLDRLIPEALKIRESCNCPTLSGPDPRLIFKLSMQHLLESSKDQEIPNSTKQDLSKPKLDSPHPQKVEEMAVTFSVKPTN; via the exons ATGAATGTCATCTGTCGCCTAAAGTTGCCAGGCAggaactgttttttctcttctttggctTCTTTGACCAAGGAGAAGTGTAATAATCTCAAGAGATGTTATGCAGGATATTGCCAAACTCAAGTCAGTTGCACACAAGACAAATGCCAAGGACTGGGTCTGATTGGAAATACTAGAAACTGTTTTTTGACTGGAAGCCCTGACTCCTGTAGAAACTTCACTGTTAAAGGACTGAGTTGTCTTTTGAATGTCCCAAATACACAACTATACAATAACGCACATCACATTTCaggaaggtttttttcccagtcttctCAGACACTGGAGGAGAAGATCACATCCCTCCAGATCGGTTCTGTAGGGAAACTCCCacagcatttttctgcttgGAGCATTCAGGTCACCAGGTCTTTTCGCACATCACCATCATTTCAGGCAGCACCAGTTCCTCTTTTCTGGATTATTGTTAAGCCAGCTCAGAAGTTACTTGCTATCATTCTTGGAAG GAGCATAAGAAATTGGTGGAAGGCACTTCCTCCTAATAAACGGgaacttttaaaacaaagtgcAAGAAAAAATAAGTGGAAGATACTCTTGGGTGTCAGTAGCTTTGGAGTTTTGTttgtcatgttttattttactcacTTGGAGGAGACACCCATCACTGGGCGTGCTCGACTGTTGGTGTTTGGGAAAGAGCATTTTAGGGAACTGTCACAGATGGAGTATGACATG AATGGTCAAGTGTTTGTTTTCACTGGGTTGCTAAATGCAGTTTCTGATATCCATCAGCTGTCTTTCATTTTGGGACACGAGATAGCTCATGCTGTGCTGGAACACGCG GCAGAGAAAGCCAGCCTGGTTCACTTCTTGGATTTTCTATCACTCATATTTCTCACTATGATTTGGGCCATCTGTCCTCGTGATAGTTTGGCAATTGTTGGACAGTGGATTCAGAGCAAGTTGCAGGAG TTTATATTTGATAGACCGTACAGCAGAACATTGGAGGCTGAAGCTGATAAAGTGGGACTTCAGTTTGCAGCAAAG gCTTGTGTGGATGTAAGAGCAAGCAGTGTATTCTGGCAGCAAATGGAATTAGCAGAAACCATTGAAGGGCAGCCCAAGCTACCAGAGTGGCTCTCCACACACCCTTCTCATGAAAACAGAGCTGAGCACTTAGACCGGCTTATCCCAGAG GCCCTTAAAATAAGAGAGAGCTGCAATTGCCCAACTCTTTCTGGACCAGATCCTCGCCTCATTTTTAAACTTAGCATGCAACATCTCCTGGAATCGTCTAAAGATCAAGAAATCCCAAATTCTACAAAGCAAGATCTCTCAAAACCAAAACTGGATTCTCCTCACCCTCAAAAAGTAGAAGAAATGGCTGTAACTTTTTCGGTTAAACCTACAAACTAA
- the OMA1 gene encoding metalloendopeptidase OMA1, mitochondrial isoform X1 — protein MNVICRLKLPGRNCFFSSLASLTKEKCNNLKRCYAGYCQTQVSCTQDKCQGLGLIGNTRNCFLTGSPDSCRNFTVKGLSCLLNVPNTQLYNNAHHISGRFFSQSSQTLEEKITSLQIGSVGKLPQHFSAWSIQVTRSFRTSPSFQAAPVPLFWIIVKPAQKLLAIILGRSIRNWWKALPPNKRELLKQSARKNKWKILLGVSSFGVLFVMFYFTHLEETPITGRARLLVFGKEHFRELSQMEYDMWMEEFKGKMLPETDVCYQVVERVVGHLSESNKDIPQVSALEWVIHVVDEPAINAFVLPNGQVFVFTGLLNAVSDIHQLSFILGHEIAHAVLEHAAEKASLVHFLDFLSLIFLTMIWAICPRDSLAIVGQWIQSKLQEFIFDRPYSRTLEAEADKVGLQFAAKACVDVRASSVFWQQMELAETIEGQPKLPEWLSTHPSHENRAEHLDRLIPEALKIRESCNCPTLSGPDPRLIFKLSMQHLLESSKDQEIPNSTKQDLSKPKLDSPHPQKVEEMAVTFSVKPTN, from the exons ATGAATGTCATCTGTCGCCTAAAGTTGCCAGGCAggaactgttttttctcttctttggctTCTTTGACCAAGGAGAAGTGTAATAATCTCAAGAGATGTTATGCAGGATATTGCCAAACTCAAGTCAGTTGCACACAAGACAAATGCCAAGGACTGGGTCTGATTGGAAATACTAGAAACTGTTTTTTGACTGGAAGCCCTGACTCCTGTAGAAACTTCACTGTTAAAGGACTGAGTTGTCTTTTGAATGTCCCAAATACACAACTATACAATAACGCACATCACATTTCaggaaggtttttttcccagtcttctCAGACACTGGAGGAGAAGATCACATCCCTCCAGATCGGTTCTGTAGGGAAACTCCCacagcatttttctgcttgGAGCATTCAGGTCACCAGGTCTTTTCGCACATCACCATCATTTCAGGCAGCACCAGTTCCTCTTTTCTGGATTATTGTTAAGCCAGCTCAGAAGTTACTTGCTATCATTCTTGGAAG GAGCATAAGAAATTGGTGGAAGGCACTTCCTCCTAATAAACGGgaacttttaaaacaaagtgcAAGAAAAAATAAGTGGAAGATACTCTTGGGTGTCAGTAGCTTTGGAGTTTTGTttgtcatgttttattttactcacTTGGAGGAGACACCCATCACTGGGCGTGCTCGACTGTTGGTGTTTGGGAAAGAGCATTTTAGGGAACTGTCACAGATGGAGTATGACATG tggatggaggaattcaaaggcaaaatgttACCTGAGACAGATGTATGCTATCAGGTTGTGGAGAGAGTTGTTGGTCATTTATCTGAAAGTAACAAGGACATCCCACAGGTCTCAGCCCTCGAATGGGTTATCCATGTGGTAGATGAACCAGCTATAAATGCATTTGTGCTTCCA AATGGTCAAGTGTTTGTTTTCACTGGGTTGCTAAATGCAGTTTCTGATATCCATCAGCTGTCTTTCATTTTGGGACACGAGATAGCTCATGCTGTGCTGGAACACGCG GCAGAGAAAGCCAGCCTGGTTCACTTCTTGGATTTTCTATCACTCATATTTCTCACTATGATTTGGGCCATCTGTCCTCGTGATAGTTTGGCAATTGTTGGACAGTGGATTCAGAGCAAGTTGCAGGAG TTTATATTTGATAGACCGTACAGCAGAACATTGGAGGCTGAAGCTGATAAAGTGGGACTTCAGTTTGCAGCAAAG gCTTGTGTGGATGTAAGAGCAAGCAGTGTATTCTGGCAGCAAATGGAATTAGCAGAAACCATTGAAGGGCAGCCCAAGCTACCAGAGTGGCTCTCCACACACCCTTCTCATGAAAACAGAGCTGAGCACTTAGACCGGCTTATCCCAGAG GCCCTTAAAATAAGAGAGAGCTGCAATTGCCCAACTCTTTCTGGACCAGATCCTCGCCTCATTTTTAAACTTAGCATGCAACATCTCCTGGAATCGTCTAAAGATCAAGAAATCCCAAATTCTACAAAGCAAGATCTCTCAAAACCAAAACTGGATTCTCCTCACCCTCAAAAAGTAGAAGAAATGGCTGTAACTTTTTCGGTTAAACCTACAAACTAA